CCCGGTCTCCAGAATGCGAAAATAACCAGCGCAACAGCAATCCAACCGCGACCGCCGGAAAGACCGTTTGCCCAGAGGTGGGTATAGGCCAGAGAAAGATAAGAACCGCCCAGACCGATCAGAAAACCGCCGCCAAGCAGCGCAATCCAGCGCAGCCGAATTGCCTTCAGCCCAACAGCGGCAGCAGCCGCAGGCTTTTCACCTACAGCACTTATTGCCAGTCCTAGGCTTGTGCGGTTGATGAAAAACATGAACAGCACCGGAATAATGTAGGAGACATAAACAAGCGCGTCCTGCTTGAAGAACACATCTCCGATATACGGGATAGCGGAAAGCACCGGAAAACTGAATTTATCAAAACCCTCTGTTGCTGTGCCGATGTAGGGAGTACCAAGGAAATTACACAATCCGACACCGAGAATTGTAAGCGCGAGACCGGAAACGACCTGATTCCCGAGACAACCAATGCAGACAATGCCGTGCAATGCAGCCATGAATGTTCCGGCAATGCCCCCGGCAATGAAGCCGAGCCATGGATTGCCTGTAATCATGGTCACGAAGAATCCTGCAAAAGCAGCCATGCTCATCATGCCCTCAACACCAAGGTTGAGTATCCCGCCTTTCTCAGTAAGAATCTCACCGAGAGTCGCGTATAAAATCGGCGTTCCAGACTGCACCGTGGCAGCCAGCAAAGGGACAATAAAACTTTCTAACATTAGGAACCATCCATGTGATTATTGCCTCCGGCGGCCCTGCCGGGGCCTTAAACCCCTTTAAAAAAAGGTTTAAGAATCCCAAAAACTTTTATTTCACTCCGCGACATTTCATTTAAAAATGTGCGAATTCAATAACAATCCCGCATATAATTAAAGACGGAAAAGGAACTTATTGAAAATCAATTTTTCTTCACAATCTTGTAAGTAACAAACATCTGACCAGCGAGAACGGACATAAGAATCAGCCCTTCCATGATCGATCCGAAAGAAGCCGGGGTCTGCAACTCAAGCTGCATGTTTTCGACACCTACGCGCAGAGCAGCCAAAAGGTACGCGGAAATGCCGATGTAGAGTGGATGCAGTCTTGCCAGCCATGCTACAACGATCGCGGTGTATCCGTAACCGACCATGATGGAAGGCTGCAATCTGTTGATTGTCGCGGAAGCTTCAATGCACCCGGCCCATCCCGCCAACGCACCGGAAATTGCCATGACCAGAATGGTCAGCATTCCATAAGGAAGCCGCGAATACATAGCGATTCTTTCGCCTTCGCCTGCTATTTTGATTTCAAAACCGAGTCTTGTGAAACGCATGAACGCCCACATAGCAATACCTGCTCCGACGCAAACAGCGAAGCCCCAGTGTAAACGGGTATCACCGATCTGCCCGATGATTGCACCCGGAGAGAACTCCGGAGTCACGGGGAACCCAAAACTGGCCGGGTCCTTCCATGCGCCGAACACAAGATATTGAAGCAGCAGGATGGCGATGTAGTTGAGCATCAAGGTGGAAATAATCTCATTCACCTGCAACTTAAGCCGCAGGATGGCCGGTATGTATGCCCATACAGCACCGAAGAGAGCTGCACAGATAAACATAAGCGGCATAAGCACAAAGCCGGGAAGATTCGGAAAAGTAAGTGCGGCCCAAGTTGCCCCGATTGCGCCAAGGGCGAACTGGCCTTCAGCTCCGATATTCCAGACCTGCATCCTGAAGGCTGTTGCGACCCCCAATGCACAAAGAAAAATGGGAATAGATTTTAGGAGGGCATCTTCCAAAGCCCAAGAAGCACCAAAAGACCCCTGCCAAAGCACGAGGAGTCCTTGTACAGCAGATTTTCCCTGCAATTCAAGCAGGAGCGCGCTGATCCCGAAAGATAGAACCAGAGCGCCCACA
Above is a genomic segment from Maridesulfovibrio sp. containing:
- a CDS encoding ABC transporter permease → MLESFIVPLLAATVQSGTPILYATLGEILTEKGGILNLGVEGMMSMAAFAGFFVTMITGNPWLGFIAGGIAGTFMAALHGIVCIGCLGNQVVSGLALTILGVGLCNFLGTPYIGTATEGFDKFSFPVLSAIPYIGDVFFKQDALVYVSYIIPVLFMFFINRTSLGLAISAVGEKPAAAAAVGLKAIRLRWIALLGGGFLIGLGGSYLSLAYTHLWANGLSGGRGWIAVALVIFAFWRPGRAVFGAYLFGGVMAFQLRLQAVGTHIPSTLLLMLPYALTILVLIFSAVRGRSGNAPAHLGINIEPEG
- a CDS encoding ABC transporter permease, producing the protein MLGYRLQKRDEPWNWGAPFIIVGALVLSFGISALLLELQGKSAVQGLLVLWQGSFGASWALEDALLKSIPIFLCALGVATAFRMQVWNIGAEGQFALGAIGATWAALTFPNLPGFVLMPLMFICAALFGAVWAYIPAILRLKLQVNEIISTLMLNYIAILLLQYLVFGAWKDPASFGFPVTPEFSPGAIIGQIGDTRLHWGFAVCVGAGIAMWAFMRFTRLGFEIKIAGEGERIAMYSRLPYGMLTILVMAISGALAGWAGCIEASATINRLQPSIMVGYGYTAIVVAWLARLHPLYIGISAYLLAALRVGVENMQLELQTPASFGSIMEGLILMSVLAGQMFVTYKIVKKN